A part of Aegilops tauschii subsp. strangulata cultivar AL8/78 chromosome 2, Aet v6.0, whole genome shotgun sequence genomic DNA contains:
- the LOC109765661 gene encoding uncharacterized protein, whose protein sequence is MPPKSVKRGGAAAARKGSATKARAAKPQPVAEEAPVEVVKAAEEAPPKVEEQKPQPSPPPQQPAAEVKAKADAAENGASHAEDDGAAKETYEEEDKGERLEFEDEPEYEEEPAVDYDEKDLEQYEEQYEDGDEGLEYTEDVVEEETEMVDEEELDNGGDDGEGEEYENADEDHDVDVEDEDHHEMVKAHRKRKEFEVFVGGLDKDATESDLRKVFSEVGEITEVRLMMNPVTKKNKGFAFLQYETVEQAKRAVSDLKNPMVRGKQCGVAPSRDNDTLFVGNICKTWTKEHLKEKLKIYEVEDFDDLILVEDSNNPGMNRGYALLEFSTRPEAMDAFRRLQKRDVVFGVDRTAKVSFADSYPEVDDEMMAQVRTVFLDGLPPSWEEDRVKKYLKKYGAIEKVELARNMPAAKRKDFGFVTFDTHDNAVACVDGITSSELGEGDSKAKVRARLSRPVQRPPRMKHGLRGNFRIGQSAPRGGRFPYTRPPPRRPLPRLVRPDTRLPPIRRPPLKRPIDIRDRRPVMSIPDRVRRLPPPERSYDRRPPAPVYPKRSPRREYGRRDEPLPPRSRATFADYSARVPVDRRHTYRDDYSPRESAYSDLAPRSAPRFSDRRAYADDGYVEKIDRPLPTYREGRGRDYDTISGSKRSYVEMDDVPPRYHDISVRQPKARLDYDVGGSSARYADAYTERLGRSHVGYSSSRSVAGHDPVYSSSRHGLSYGGSASTGDAGGNYSSNYSADYMPRGSDVGGSSYSSHYSGRNTGSSSGYFGGSGSSSYY, encoded by the exons ATGCCGCCCAAGTCGGTTAAGAggggcggcgccgcggcggcgaggaaggggTCGGCGACGAAGGCCAGGGCGGCGAAGCCCCAGCCGGTCGCGGAGGAGGCGCCCGTCGAGGTGGTCAAGGCCGCGGAGGAGGCTCCCCCTAAGGTGGAGGAACAGAAGCCGCAGCCGTCGCCGCCACCGCAGCAGCCGGCCGCTGAGGTGAAGGCTAAGGCGGATGCCGCTGAGAACGGCGCAAGCCACGCTGAAG ATGATGGAGCTGCAAAAGAAACATATGAAGAAGAGGACAAAGGTGAACGACTGGAGTTCGAGGATGAGCCAGAATATGAAGAGGAGCCTGCCGTGGACTACGACGAGAAGGATTTGGAGCAGTATGAGGAGCAATACGAGGACGGCGATGAAGGGCTGGAGTACACTGAAGATGTAGTCGAAGAGGAGACTGAGATGGTGGATGAGGAGGAACTGGATAATGGCGGGGATGATGGCGAGGGTGAGGAATATGAAAATGCAGATGAAGACCACGATGTGGACGTGGAGGACGAAGACCATCATGAAATGGTGAAAGCACATCGTAAGAGGAAGGAGTTTGAAGTTTTTGTTGGTGGGCTAGATAAAGATGCCACAGAAAGTGACCTGAGGAAAGTTTTCAGTGAAGTCGGCGAGATCACTGAAGTTCGTTTGATGATGAACCCTGTTACGAAGAAGAATAAAGGCTTCGCGTTCCTGCAATATGAGACTGTGGAGCAAGCAAAGCGTGCTGTCTCAGATCTGAAAAATCCGATG GTGCGAGGTAAGCAATGCGGTGTTGCTCCTAGTCGTGACAACGATACACTTTTTGTTGGCAATATCTGCAAGACATGGACAAAAGAACAT CTGAAGGAGAAACTGAAGATCTATGAGGTCGAGGATTTTGATGATTTAATATTGGTTGAGGATAGCAATAACCCAGGGATGAATCGTGGGTATGCTTTACTTGAGTTTTCTACTCGCCCTGAAGCTATGGATGCTTTCAGGCGGTTGCAGAAGAGGGATGTAGTCTTTGGAGTTGATCGCACTGCAAAGGTTTCCTTTGCCGATTCCTATCCTGAAGTCGATGATGAAATGATGGCACAG GTCAGAACTGTATTTCTTGATGGTCTCCCCCCCTCATGGGAAGAAGATCGTGTTAAGAAGTACCTTAAAAAGTATGGAGCTATTGAGAAAGTTGAACTTGCCCGAAACATGCCTGCGGCCAAAAGAAAAGATTTTGGGTTTGTTACTTTTGATACGCATGATAATGCTGTTGCATGTGTTGATGGGATAACTAGTTCTGAGCTTGGCGAAGGTGATAGCAAG GCAAAAGTGAGAGCCAGATTGTCAAGGCCAGTACAGAGACCTCCTAGAATGAAGCATGGATTAAGAGGAAATTTCAGGATTGGGCAAAGTGCTCCTCGAGGTGGCCGTTTCCCATACACTCGGCCTCCTCCACGCCGGCCTCTGCCACGTCTTGTACGACCTGATACTCGCTTACCTCCCATCAGGAGGCCTCCACTGAAGAGGCCAATAGATATTAGAGATAGACGCCCTGTTATGTCGATACCAGATAGAGTTAGGCGTTTGCCTCCTCCAGAGAGATCCTATGATAGAAGGCCCCCAG CTCCTGTTTACCCAAAGAGAAGTCCAAGGAGGGAATATGGAAGGCGTGATGAACCTCTTCCGCCAAGGAGCAGAGCTACCTTTGCTGACTACAGTGCAAGAGTTCCAGTGGATAGGCGCCACACTTACAGGGACGACTATTCGCCCCGTGAATCGGCCTATTCAGACCTAGCTCCTCGCAGCGCTCCCCGTTTTTCTGACAGGAGAGCATATGCTGATGACGGCTATGTAGAGAAGATTGACCGACCTTTGCCAACCTATAGGGAGGGCCGTGGACGTGATTATGATACAATATCTGGTTCAAAACGCTCATATGTTGAGATG GATGACGTGCCTCCTCGGTACCACGACATTAGCGTTCGTCAGCCCAAGGCACGCTTAGATTATGATGTTGGTGGTAGCAGTGCTCGGTATGCAGATGCTTATACTGAGAG GCTTGGGCGGTCACATGTGGGATACAGTAGCAGCAGATCTGTTGCTGGTCATGACCCGGTGTATAGCAGCAGCCGCCATGGCTTGAGTTATGGAG GTTCTGCGAGCACTGGAGATGCTGGTGGAAATTACTCTTCAAATTACAGTGCAGACTACATGCCTCgtggatctgat GTTGGCGGGAGTTCATATTCATCGCATTACTCGGGTCGAAACACGGGTAGCAGCAGTGGCTACTTTGGCGGCAGTGGTTCCAGTTCGTACTACTAA
- the LOC109765665 gene encoding uncharacterized protein: MAPPSPPAHAARRVPPPCWTPEETVALARAYTARRLAVGRAHLSSADWAAVAAAATPSKTARQCRHKVEKLRRRLRSKRRRPCPILDGIDLLDDPSSSPSRSHSPSPPPPASPLPPSPSPPKKRKRPDPDEEGYAGESDVVQAVRAIGEGFVRAELRRMEAARESQRMRMEMALRHLDAQQRLLEGLVGRIVDALE, encoded by the coding sequence ATGGCCCCGCCTTCTCCCCCCGCCCACGCGGCCCGGCGCGTGCCGCCCCCGTGCTGGACCCCCGAGGAGACCGTCGCGCTCGCGCGCGCCTACACCgcgcgccgcctcgccgtcggCCGCGCCCACCTCTCCTCCGCCGACTGGGCCGCCGTCGCCGCGGCCGCCACCCCGTCCAAGACCGCCAGGCAGTGCCGCCACAAGGTCGAgaagctccgccgccgcctccgctccaagcgccgccgcccctgccccatCCTGGACGGCATAGATCTGCTCGACGACCCTTCGTCGTCCCCCTCCCGCTCCCACtccccgtccccgccgccgcccgcctccccgcttcccccctctccctccccaCCCAAGAAGAGGAAGCGGCCCGATCCCGATGAAGAAGGGTATGCCGGGGAGAGCGACGTGGTGCAGGCGGTGAGGGCGATCGGAGAGGGATTCGTGCGCGCCGAGCTGAGGAGGATGGAGGCGGCGAGGGAGTCGCAGCGGATGCGCATGGAGATGGCGCTGCGGCACCTCGACGCGCAGCAacggctcctggaaggcctcgTTGGCCGCATCGTCGACGCGTTGGAATGA